A single Corynebacterium stationis DNA region contains:
- the eccD gene encoding type VII secretion integral membrane protein EccD, giving the protein MNFSQSVRVTVRCHVGEFRKEADLALPVSSSFNELLAEVTDFIGAPSVTKPWRATTAGGRPVDQSAPLFATQLVDGSVVLLSPAEDTPAPVIRDSAEALVDSATADAPRGIVLLWSVVALIATGAVGGFLSGQSLALAVALAALIVTVGAAVLAVWKRRLPLGWLIISSAAIAAGTAIAGNSAAGWTIQSARELSFGFYAAALMCAIVAVGCHVLGIAHARTTSAAGVIAVMLFLAGLSAPHSDGAIIAAAIAILASAPGLSTMFAGLRVPQLPTAGQDLAVSDELIDDVDERSAQAHFIYEGMCLGVCAAAISAVGYLALTSANTPIISTLLCLMLCAAVVLHAGRHRHLMVQWSLTVLAACSALSAPVVVAVADYYGQVHPLLWIAACLPLVAALLSPWWAPRISQASPTMVQWCERLEAAALVLCLPMAAHVAGLFDFIRGLG; this is encoded by the coding sequence GTGAATTTTTCACAAAGTGTGCGCGTTACTGTGCGCTGTCATGTTGGTGAATTCCGCAAAGAAGCCGATCTGGCTTTGCCGGTGTCATCGTCTTTTAATGAACTACTCGCGGAGGTCACAGACTTTATCGGGGCGCCATCGGTGACTAAGCCGTGGCGGGCTACAACGGCTGGCGGAAGGCCCGTGGATCAATCGGCACCGCTGTTTGCTACCCAGCTTGTCGATGGCTCCGTGGTGCTCCTGTCTCCTGCCGAAGACACCCCGGCACCCGTGATTCGGGATTCGGCGGAGGCGCTCGTGGATTCAGCCACTGCAGATGCACCGCGCGGAATCGTGCTGTTGTGGTCGGTTGTAGCGCTAATCGCAACTGGTGCAGTTGGAGGGTTTCTAAGCGGGCAATCGCTCGCGCTGGCAGTGGCGTTGGCAGCACTAATAGTTACGGTCGGCGCGGCGGTGTTAGCGGTGTGGAAGCGGCGGTTGCCTTTAGGATGGCTGATTATTTCTTCGGCCGCGATTGCTGCTGGTACAGCAATTGCAGGTAATTCCGCAGCAGGCTGGACCATACAGTCTGCGCGCGAGTTGAGCTTTGGCTTCTACGCAGCCGCGCTGATGTGCGCGATAGTGGCTGTGGGATGTCATGTATTAGGTATTGCGCATGCGCGCACCACCAGTGCGGCAGGTGTCATCGCGGTGATGTTATTTCTTGCAGGGCTTAGTGCCCCGCACAGCGACGGCGCAATTATTGCTGCGGCGATTGCTATCCTTGCCAGCGCGCCGGGACTGTCGACGATGTTTGCTGGCCTACGCGTCCCGCAGTTGCCCACGGCTGGGCAAGATTTGGCGGTCTCAGATGAGCTTATCGATGATGTTGATGAACGTTCTGCTCAAGCTCATTTTATTTATGAAGGCATGTGTTTAGGTGTCTGCGCCGCTGCCATTAGCGCTGTGGGATATCTTGCCCTCACCAGCGCCAATACCCCAATTATTAGTACTTTATTGTGCTTGATGCTGTGCGCTGCAGTTGTCCTGCATGCTGGCAGGCATCGGCACCTCATGGTGCAGTGGTCGCTAACGGTGTTGGCTGCGTGCTCTGCATTATCTGCGCCCGTGGTTGTGGCAGTCGCAGACTATTACGGGCAGGTCCATCCCCTACTGTGGATCGCCGCGTGCCTTCCCCTTGTTGCAGCGCTTTTATCGCCGTGGTGGGCGCCGCGGATTTCACAAGCTTCACCGACTATGGTCCAGTGGTGCGAACGTCTTGAGGCAGCAGCTTTGGTGCTGTGTCTGCCAATGGCCGCGCACGTAGCCGGATTATTCGACTTCATCCGGGGGCTGGGCTAA
- a CDS encoding type VII secretion-associated protein, whose product MSLYESHTIDLTITVLDTATIFEGPESIYRYDLPGTAVVEGWALSGVMEQAQKLLPAQWPEVSIAVVADSSGGPMSHEAVKIIRRQLQVHNVTLVDREPVAVGATYDEPPQREQREPREETEIVRPALEEETLLSRLLDNKGLMAIIAGVVVVVIMLVWLLLRGSGQQQQEALAGTVSITATPGVTTPAVTTAAQTPTTSSSAPAHQSIEAGGLRVLLPEGFSHTEEDGLVTAIGQDPNLRILMVMDPLYAVPANALFAEVRAQIDSDETLSDPHEANGRLSYIERPGDDSEVKWTTWVEDDQQISLGCHTREEPSMAQRAACRMASESIETVPER is encoded by the coding sequence ATGTCACTGTATGAATCACACACCATTGACCTGACCATCACAGTTTTAGATACCGCCACCATCTTTGAAGGCCCAGAATCCATCTATCGTTATGACCTCCCTGGTACCGCAGTCGTTGAAGGGTGGGCGCTATCTGGGGTGATGGAGCAAGCTCAAAAATTACTCCCCGCCCAATGGCCAGAGGTATCCATAGCAGTGGTCGCGGACTCTTCCGGGGGACCGATGTCGCATGAAGCGGTTAAGATTATCCGCCGTCAACTGCAGGTGCACAATGTCACTCTTGTTGACCGCGAACCGGTCGCCGTAGGTGCAACCTATGACGAGCCGCCACAAAGAGAGCAGAGGGAACCGCGGGAAGAGACCGAAATTGTTCGGCCTGCACTCGAGGAAGAGACCTTATTATCGCGCCTTTTGGATAACAAGGGCCTCATGGCGATTATCGCTGGGGTAGTTGTGGTCGTGATTATGCTTGTCTGGCTGCTGCTACGAGGCAGCGGTCAGCAACAACAAGAAGCACTTGCAGGCACCGTTAGCATTACCGCAACACCTGGGGTGACAACACCAGCGGTTACCACCGCCGCCCAGACTCCCACGACGTCATCATCGGCGCCAGCACACCAATCGATTGAAGCTGGTGGATTACGGGTGTTACTGCCCGAAGGCTTTAGCCACACCGAAGAAGATGGACTAGTTACCGCAATTGGACAAGATCCGAATCTGCGCATCCTGATGGTCATGGATCCGCTATATGCAGTGCCCGCGAATGCTTTATTCGCCGAGGTCCGCGCGCAAATTGATAGCGATGAGACTCTTTCCGATCCCCATGAAGCCAATGGGCGGTTGAGCTATATCGAAAGGCCCGGCGATGACTCTGAAGTGAAGTGGACTACCTGGGTCGAAGATGACCAGCAAATATCTCTTGGCTGTCATACCCGCGAGGAGCCAAGCATGGCGCAGCGCGCCGCCTGTCGCATGGCGTCGGAATCGATAGAAACCGTTCCTGAACGATAA
- the eccCa gene encoding type VII secretion protein EccCa yields MAVIEPVSFALRDPAPPLPTGSLDAEAVPQATRSQPLPLVRILMPLVMVVAMLGMVAMMVLSSQGPPNPLMLMFPVMMLASMAMMFNPQSGNDPDESRRTYLRHLASLRTQALDNAQTQRRHGLHRHPAPGDLQAMVKSTRMWERAVDDEDAFEVRVGLGPAALATPINVAESGATEDLDPVCAVSLRHTLAAVSTVADMPVALQLQAFRFLGLAGEGAREVARAIVLQLATFHGPETVGFRAIGQGWDWLKWLPHTRRPEAAQFTCLLVDDTPTTGIEPFIDDASIDCIIDIASRRTTALGIRAEQEGLFLLVDEALRVVTATGDEELGIPDKVNAETALTCARAMAECTRPETTGSDTRVDFLSLLGFADVSEMSGPALWPGRAGSARLAVPIGLSPAQTPVMIDLKESAQGGMGPHGLCIGATGSGKSETLRTIVLALAATHSPEELNYVLVDFKGGATFLGCDHLPHTAAVITNLEDEAALVERMYDAISGEMNRRQELLREAGNFANVSEYTAAREQGRTDLAPLPALVIVVDEFSELLMQHPDFAELFVAVGRLGRSLHVHLLLASQRLEEGRLRGLDSHLSYRLGLKTFSAAESRQVLGVPDAYHLPSEPGAGYLKTDADAIARFQAFYVSGGITRRSTSTSTNTDVYRGIMEFTGWEEDIFPGHTEDTYVDNSTTLLAEVVDATRAEAVARGQSAHQIWLPPLPPAIELSAVAADFHPHRDARSRDSRIHAPIGIIDRPYHQRQDLLMVDLTSGHFALCGGTQSGKSTAMRTIVASLAAAYSPDFLRFYVIDLGGGALSALQRLPHVAGVAGRHDAEKVRRIVDEVTGFINAHESRHTFLVVDGWHAIGTAGADFEDIAEAITKIAADGPSARVHVIISTPRWTTMRPAIRDLISERLELKLGEPMDSLFDRKKQQGLPSAPGRGITPAGEFFLCARTSNQDIAHIESTWSDIQPVPRLKMLPEQLSVSDLLSPEVDSSTRSEDGILWAVGGRDLDIQAWDTRRNFVVIGTSGVGKSSVLATLLQGIAAKSREEARIVLIDERRSHLGTIDESMLAAHSATSAATEKALRDCATTLKARLPGPEITPAQLAARSWWSGPDIYVVIDDLELISDMALAPLVELLPHARDIGLHVVVARKSGGIGRALFGQFLSQLRDTQPEVFVMDAARDEGTMFGIKPAAQPPGRGQLGIGGELVGLCQAALPQHAVTQEAVKVAEG; encoded by the coding sequence ATGGCGGTCATTGAACCGGTGTCATTTGCGTTGCGCGATCCTGCGCCACCGTTGCCCACGGGCAGCTTAGATGCAGAAGCTGTCCCGCAAGCTACGCGCAGCCAACCGCTGCCTTTAGTGCGCATACTTATGCCGCTGGTGATGGTCGTGGCGATGCTGGGCATGGTGGCGATGATGGTGCTTTCTTCACAAGGGCCACCTAACCCGCTGATGTTGATGTTTCCGGTGATGATGCTGGCGAGTATGGCGATGATGTTTAATCCCCAAAGCGGTAATGATCCGGATGAGTCCCGGCGCACCTACCTGCGGCATTTAGCATCGTTGCGCACACAGGCCCTAGACAATGCGCAGACCCAACGGCGCCACGGACTGCATCGCCACCCCGCGCCGGGGGACCTGCAGGCGATGGTGAAATCCACCAGGATGTGGGAGCGCGCAGTCGACGATGAAGATGCATTTGAAGTACGGGTGGGGTTGGGGCCGGCAGCGCTGGCCACGCCGATTAACGTGGCAGAATCCGGTGCGACCGAAGACCTTGACCCGGTGTGTGCGGTGAGTTTGCGGCATACTTTAGCCGCGGTGAGCACGGTGGCAGATATGCCGGTTGCGTTGCAGCTGCAGGCTTTTCGCTTCCTCGGCCTAGCAGGTGAGGGAGCGCGTGAGGTCGCACGGGCGATAGTGTTGCAACTAGCAACATTCCATGGCCCGGAAACGGTGGGCTTTCGCGCAATTGGGCAGGGGTGGGACTGGCTAAAGTGGCTACCGCACACGCGGCGGCCAGAAGCCGCGCAGTTTACATGCTTGCTTGTCGATGACACCCCGACCACCGGAATTGAGCCTTTCATCGACGACGCCAGCATAGATTGCATCATCGATATCGCTTCTCGGCGCACGACAGCTTTAGGGATTCGCGCTGAGCAAGAAGGGCTTTTCTTGCTTGTCGATGAAGCTTTGCGCGTGGTTACGGCGACCGGCGATGAAGAACTCGGCATCCCGGATAAGGTGAACGCGGAAACCGCACTGACCTGTGCCCGCGCTATGGCTGAGTGTACGCGGCCTGAGACGACTGGCTCTGATACACGCGTGGATTTCCTCAGCCTGCTGGGCTTTGCTGATGTCTCTGAGATGTCGGGTCCTGCGCTGTGGCCAGGGCGAGCCGGATCCGCCCGTCTCGCCGTGCCGATCGGCCTTTCGCCGGCACAAACTCCAGTGATGATTGATTTGAAGGAATCCGCGCAAGGTGGCATGGGCCCGCATGGGCTATGTATTGGAGCTACCGGTAGTGGTAAATCCGAAACCTTGCGCACCATTGTTTTAGCTCTTGCAGCAACGCATTCACCAGAGGAATTGAATTACGTACTCGTTGATTTCAAAGGCGGTGCCACCTTCCTCGGGTGCGACCATCTGCCGCACACGGCAGCGGTGATTACCAACTTAGAAGATGAAGCCGCACTGGTAGAGCGCATGTATGACGCAATTTCGGGGGAGATGAACCGGCGGCAAGAACTCCTGCGTGAAGCGGGAAATTTTGCCAACGTTAGCGAATACACTGCCGCACGTGAACAAGGCCGCACGGATTTAGCACCACTTCCTGCCCTGGTGATCGTGGTGGATGAGTTTTCGGAATTGCTGATGCAACATCCTGACTTCGCCGAGCTCTTCGTCGCTGTCGGACGCCTAGGTCGTTCCTTACATGTTCACCTGTTGCTTGCTTCCCAACGTCTGGAAGAAGGCCGGTTGCGCGGGCTGGATTCTCACTTGTCATACCGGTTGGGTTTAAAGACTTTCTCCGCTGCCGAATCTCGCCAGGTTTTAGGAGTTCCTGATGCATATCATCTGCCGAGCGAACCCGGCGCGGGATACTTAAAAACCGATGCCGATGCGATCGCGCGATTCCAGGCCTTTTACGTGTCCGGCGGAATCACCCGGCGCAGTACTAGTACTTCCACGAACACTGACGTGTATCGCGGAATCATGGAATTTACTGGCTGGGAAGAAGATATTTTCCCAGGCCACACTGAAGATACTTACGTGGATAATTCCACGACATTGCTAGCTGAAGTCGTGGATGCCACCCGTGCTGAAGCCGTGGCGCGCGGGCAATCCGCGCATCAAATCTGGTTACCACCATTGCCACCAGCAATTGAACTCTCCGCCGTCGCGGCCGATTTTCACCCGCACCGCGATGCGCGTAGTCGCGACTCACGCATCCACGCACCCATTGGCATTATTGACCGTCCGTATCATCAACGCCAAGACTTGCTCATGGTGGATTTAACTTCCGGCCACTTTGCGTTATGCGGCGGCACCCAGTCAGGGAAATCTACTGCCATGCGCACCATCGTTGCATCTCTTGCAGCGGCCTATTCACCCGACTTCTTACGCTTTTATGTCATTGACCTAGGTGGCGGGGCATTAAGCGCTTTGCAGCGTTTACCGCACGTAGCTGGGGTTGCAGGACGCCATGATGCAGAGAAAGTCCGGCGCATCGTCGATGAAGTTACGGGATTTATTAACGCTCATGAATCGCGCCACACTTTTCTGGTGGTTGATGGCTGGCATGCTATTGGTACCGCGGGCGCGGATTTCGAAGATATAGCGGAAGCTATTACCAAGATTGCAGCCGATGGACCATCTGCCCGGGTGCACGTGATTATCTCCACGCCACGCTGGACAACCATGCGCCCTGCCATCCGTGACCTCATCTCGGAGCGGTTAGAGCTTAAACTCGGCGAGCCGATGGACTCGCTGTTTGACCGCAAGAAACAACAAGGCCTCCCCAGCGCGCCGGGACGTGGAATTACCCCTGCTGGTGAGTTCTTTTTATGTGCGCGCACATCAAACCAAGATATCGCGCACATCGAATCTACATGGTCAGATATCCAACCGGTGCCACGATTGAAGATGCTGCCTGAACAGCTTAGTGTCAGCGACCTTCTATCCCCAGAAGTTGATTCCAGCACCCGTAGCGAGGATGGAATCCTGTGGGCTGTGGGAGGACGCGACTTGGATATCCAAGCGTGGGATACTCGCCGCAACTTTGTAGTAATTGGCACCTCTGGGGTGGGCAAATCTTCAGTGCTTGCAACATTATTGCAGGGCATTGCCGCCAAGTCACGGGAAGAAGCACGCATTGTGCTCATCGATGAACGCCGCAGCCACCTCGGCACCATCGATGAGTCGATGCTTGCCGCTCATTCAGCAACCTCAGCCGCTACGGAGAAAGCCTTGCGTGACTGCGCGACCACGCTAAAAGCCCGTTTGCCCGGCCCAGAGATTACTCCAGCGCAACTAGCGGCACGCAGCTGGTGGTCGGGTCCAGATATCTATGTGGTGATCGATGATCTCGAGTTGATTAGCGATATGGCACTTGCACCACTCGTCGAGTTATTACCGCATGCCCGCGATATTGGTTTGCATGTAGTCGTGGCACGAAAATCAGGAGGAATTGGCCGCGCGCTCTTTGGACAATTTCTCTCACAGCTGCGCGATACCCAACCGGAAGTCTTTGTCATGGACGCTGCCCGTGATGAAGGCACGATGTTTGGCATCAAACCAGCGGCCCAGCCTCCTGGACGTGGGCAGCTAGGTATCGGCGGAGAACTCGTCGGCCTATGCCAGGCTGCGTTACCGCAACACGCGGTAACGCAGGAAGCTGTCAAAGTAGCTGAAGGATAA
- a CDS encoding WXG100 family type VII secretion target has product MTQMFKTEAEVMIATAGRVDTTNDEVAAELTRLQGVVDQVRASWTGSAQVSFDNLMNRYDASAQQLQEALTSISENIRSNARNFDSVEAQNQDAFNNVGGGLAL; this is encoded by the coding sequence ATGACCCAAATGTTTAAAACCGAAGCAGAAGTAATGATTGCGACCGCAGGTCGCGTGGATACCACCAATGATGAAGTCGCCGCTGAACTCACCCGCTTGCAGGGCGTAGTTGACCAAGTACGTGCAAGCTGGACCGGTTCCGCACAGGTGTCTTTTGACAACCTGATGAACCGCTATGACGCCTCCGCGCAGCAACTACAGGAAGCACTGACCTCTATCAGCGAAAACATTCGATCGAATGCTCGCAACTTCGACAGCGTCGAGGCTCAGAACCAAGATGCTTTCAACAACGTCGGCGGCGGGCTCGCGCTCTAA